The following are encoded together in the Robertmurraya sp. FSL R5-0851 genome:
- the obgE gene encoding GTPase ObgE, producing MFVDQVKIYVKGGDGGNGMVAFRREKYVPKGGPAGGDGGKGADVVFVVEEGLRTLMDFRYQRHFKAPRGEHGMSKNQHGKNSKDMIVKVPPGTVVTDAETNEIIADLVEHGQRAIIARGGRGGRGNSRFATPANPAPELSEHGEPGQERDVILELKLLADVGLVGFPSVGKSTLLSVVSSAKPKIAEYHFTTIVPNLGMVETEDGRSFVMADLPGLIEGAHSGVGLGHQFLRHIERTRVIVHVIDMAATEGRDPYEDYVTINKELQEYNLRLTERPQIIVANKMDMPDAEENLKSFKEKLTDEYPIFPVSAITRQGLRDLLFAVADKIEQTPEFPLHEEELESTGIHRVLYKHEAEQTEFVITRDPDGSFVVSGHAVERLFKMTDFSRDESIKRFARQLRGMGVDEALRERGAKNGDTVRLMDYEFEFLD from the coding sequence ATGTTTGTAGATCAGGTAAAGATTTACGTAAAAGGTGGAGACGGTGGAAACGGAATGGTAGCATTCCGCCGTGAGAAGTATGTACCAAAGGGTGGACCTGCTGGAGGTGACGGTGGGAAAGGTGCAGATGTAGTATTTGTGGTAGAAGAAGGCTTACGAACGTTAATGGATTTTAGATACCAAAGACATTTTAAAGCTCCCCGCGGTGAGCATGGGATGTCCAAAAATCAACATGGAAAAAACTCAAAAGATATGATTGTTAAAGTTCCACCAGGGACTGTCGTAACAGACGCAGAAACAAATGAAATTATTGCAGATTTAGTTGAACATGGACAACGTGCAATTATTGCTAGAGGTGGTCGAGGCGGCCGAGGAAATTCCCGATTCGCTACACCAGCTAATCCAGCACCTGAGTTATCCGAGCATGGTGAGCCAGGACAGGAAAGGGATGTAATTCTTGAACTCAAGCTTCTTGCTGATGTTGGATTGGTTGGCTTCCCTAGTGTTGGAAAGTCTACGTTATTGTCTGTCGTTTCTTCTGCCAAACCGAAAATTGCTGAGTATCATTTTACAACAATTGTTCCAAATCTTGGAATGGTCGAGACAGAGGATGGAAGAAGCTTTGTAATGGCTGATTTGCCAGGACTAATTGAAGGCGCTCACTCCGGTGTAGGACTTGGTCATCAGTTTTTGCGACATATTGAAAGAACAAGGGTCATCGTTCATGTAATTGATATGGCTGCAACAGAAGGAAGAGATCCTTATGAGGATTACGTAACGATCAATAAGGAGCTACAGGAATATAATTTACGGTTAACTGAAAGACCACAAATCATCGTTGCCAATAAAATGGATATGCCAGATGCTGAGGAGAACTTAAAATCCTTTAAAGAAAAATTAACAGATGAATATCCGATCTTCCCTGTATCAGCGATTACGCGACAGGGACTTAGAGATTTACTTTTTGCGGTTGCTGATAAAATTGAACAAACTCCTGAATTTCCACTTCATGAGGAAGAGCTTGAGAGTACAGGAATACACCGCGTGCTTTACAAACATGAAGCGGAGCAGACAGAGTTTGTTATTACGAGAGATCCAGATGGAAGCTTTGTGGTTTCAGGACATGCAGTGGAAAGATTGTTTAAGATGACGGACTTCTCTAGAGACGAGTCGATTAAACGTTTTGCTCGCCAGCTTCGTGGCATGGGAGTCGATGAAGCGTTAAGAGAAAGAGGAGCAAAAAATGGTGATACAGTAAGACTTATGGATTATGAATTCGAATTTTTAGATTAG
- the nadB gene encoding L-aspartate oxidase, with translation MIHSDVLIIGSGVAALQLARKLSCDINVIILTKLKATDGNSNLAQGGIAAAIDIEDRPDKHYLDTLEAGRYTNDRELVKEMTEMAPSLIKEMVCDGCTFDRAKDGSLLLGLEGAHSHNRIVHSGGDATGKKVMKFLLKETMHARIIEEMVVYELLVKDGRCIGVKGKDKHGETNIFLANHVVLATGGLGQLYSFTSNAETVVGDGIALAYRAGAEVADLEFIQFHPTLLFVDGKCQGLVSEAVRGEGAFLTLQDGTRIMKNVHPMGDLAPRHIVSQTIFDYLQAGEQVFLDVRHIKEFTKKFPTITKMCEENRVNLSKGLIPIVPGCHFVMGGVKTDHYGRTSVKNLYAIGEVAYTGIHGANRLASNSLLEGLFFGKRLAEILNQTVKQASYSIIETSSREMGTVSLPDKAVLQEKMMKHAGIVRNKKHLQEHLEWLESFQIKELISCSIDEKSKEDIQVIFMLITAWLVTKSALLREESRGGHFRGDFPSEDKGWLEKKIILKHEQEQGDFYEQIKAAFAT, from the coding sequence ATGATACATTCCGATGTGTTAATTATTGGAAGTGGAGTGGCAGCTTTGCAATTAGCAAGGAAGCTTAGCTGTGATATAAATGTGATTATTCTCACAAAGTTGAAAGCGACAGATGGAAATTCAAATCTCGCACAGGGTGGCATAGCGGCGGCAATAGATATCGAAGACCGTCCAGATAAACATTATCTTGATACGTTAGAGGCAGGAAGGTACACGAATGATCGTGAGCTAGTGAAAGAAATGACAGAAATGGCTCCGTCCCTAATTAAAGAAATGGTTTGTGATGGATGTACGTTTGACCGAGCGAAAGATGGAAGCTTACTACTTGGATTGGAAGGAGCACATAGTCATAACCGAATCGTTCATAGCGGTGGGGATGCAACAGGGAAAAAGGTAATGAAATTTTTATTAAAGGAAACCATGCATGCACGAATAATAGAAGAAATGGTTGTTTACGAGTTATTGGTTAAAGACGGAAGATGTATCGGGGTAAAAGGTAAAGATAAGCATGGTGAGACCAATATTTTCCTTGCAAATCATGTGGTCCTAGCAACAGGAGGTCTAGGTCAACTATATAGTTTCACTTCTAACGCGGAGACGGTAGTAGGAGACGGAATTGCACTTGCATACCGTGCGGGTGCAGAGGTAGCAGATTTAGAATTTATTCAATTCCACCCCACTCTTTTGTTTGTCGATGGGAAGTGTCAAGGATTAGTTTCAGAAGCAGTTCGAGGTGAAGGGGCATTCCTAACTTTACAGGATGGAACTAGAATAATGAAAAATGTTCATCCAATGGGAGACCTAGCACCCAGACATATTGTGTCACAAACCATATTTGATTATTTGCAAGCAGGTGAGCAAGTATTTTTAGATGTTCGTCATATAAAAGAGTTTACTAAGAAGTTCCCAACCATAACCAAAATGTGCGAGGAGAATCGAGTTAATCTTTCAAAAGGTCTTATTCCGATTGTGCCTGGCTGCCATTTTGTCATGGGGGGAGTGAAAACAGATCATTATGGTCGTACAAGTGTTAAAAACCTATATGCAATTGGTGAGGTAGCTTACACAGGAATTCACGGTGCCAACCGATTAGCTAGTAATTCCTTATTAGAAGGTCTTTTTTTCGGAAAGAGACTGGCCGAGATTTTGAATCAGACAGTCAAGCAGGCTTCATATTCCATTATCGAAACAAGTTCAAGGGAGATGGGAACAGTGTCACTCCCAGATAAGGCAGTCCTGCAGGAAAAAATGATGAAGCATGCAGGAATTGTAAGAAACAAGAAACATCTACAAGAGCATTTAGAATGGCTAGAGAGTTTCCAAATAAAAGAACTTATTAGTTGTTCCATCGATGAAAAATCAAAGGAAGATATCCAAGTGATATTTATGTTAATTACCGCTTGGTTAGTTACGAAATCAGCTCTTCTTCGAGAAGAGAGTCGTGGTGGGCATTTTCGAGGGGATTTTCCATCTGAAGATAAGGGATGGCTAGAGAAAAAAATCATTTTAAAACATGAACAGGAGCAGGGAGATTTCTATGAACAAATTAAAGCTGCGTTTGCAACTTGA
- a CDS encoding IscS subfamily cysteine desulfurase, with protein sequence MKYFDYAATCPLDPEAASAFVKASTEYYGNSQSLHDIGSRASTLLEGCREEIARLLGVKSEGVYFTSGGSEGNFLAVQSLLSQSSKKGKHIITNIAEHSSIHSSLKMLKGYEVTELPLMENGMIDVQQFQSAIRDDTVLACIQHVNSEIGTIQPLNEIGTLCKENGILLHSDCVQSFGKLDVEAISPFVDSLAISGHKIYGPKGIGALYISPSIPFDSFYPNTSHERGMRPGTVNIPAIVSMVTAANKQVRNMNHNDEHIKSLREQFLTQLMDVRDEIIVHGHANAQLASILGLRIKGLEGQWVMLEANRKGYAISTGSACQVGRTSPSKTMLALGINDKSAKEFIRISFGVHTTEADVKGLARTMISIIQEAPQRDNQITSMVK encoded by the coding sequence ATGAAATATTTTGATTATGCTGCTACTTGTCCACTGGACCCTGAAGCTGCCTCAGCATTTGTTAAAGCATCAACTGAGTATTATGGAAATTCTCAAAGCCTACATGATATAGGGAGTCGTGCATCCACCTTACTTGAAGGCTGCAGGGAGGAGATTGCAAGATTACTAGGTGTAAAGAGTGAAGGAGTTTATTTTACCAGCGGAGGTTCTGAAGGGAATTTTCTTGCGGTTCAATCTCTTTTATCTCAATCATCAAAAAAGGGAAAGCATATTATCACGAATATTGCTGAACACTCCTCTATCCATTCATCCTTAAAAATGTTAAAAGGCTATGAGGTTACTGAATTGCCCTTAATGGAAAATGGAATGATTGATGTACAGCAGTTTCAGTCCGCTATTCGTGATGATACCGTACTTGCTTGTATACAACATGTAAATTCTGAAATTGGGACGATACAGCCACTAAATGAAATTGGAACGCTTTGTAAGGAAAATGGAATTCTTCTACACAGTGACTGTGTACAATCCTTCGGGAAGTTGGATGTAGAAGCGATTTCTCCATTCGTAGATAGCCTTGCGATCTCAGGTCATAAAATATATGGACCCAAAGGAATCGGTGCTTTATATATTTCACCATCCATTCCATTTGATTCATTTTATCCAAACACATCACATGAGCGTGGAATGAGACCAGGAACAGTGAATATTCCTGCAATTGTTAGCATGGTTACAGCTGCTAATAAACAAGTAAGAAACATGAATCACAATGATGAACACATAAAATCTTTACGCGAACAATTTCTCACCCAACTAATGGACGTAAGAGATGAGATCATTGTTCATGGCCATGCAAATGCTCAGTTAGCATCCATACTAGGTCTCCGAATAAAAGGACTTGAAGGCCAATGGGTGATGCTAGAGGCTAACCGCAAAGGATACGCAATCTCTACTGGAAGTGCCTGCCAAGTGGGACGAACTTCCCCTTCTAAAACCATGCTAGCTCTAGGTATTAATGATAAGTCGGCAAAAGAGTTCATTCGTATATCATTTGGGGTTCATACAACGGAAGCAGATGTCAAAGGGTTGGCACGAACAATGATTTCAATCATCCAGGAAGCGCCACAGCGTGATAATCAAATAACAAGTATGGTAAAATAA
- the pheA gene encoding prephenate dehydratase, whose translation MKVAFLGPRATFTDLVTREMFPHEERIPYATIPDCLDAVMEEEVDVTVVPLENTLEGSVNITLDYLIHEINLPIIAEVTTPVKQHLLVHPSVKERWQEVTKVLSHPHAIAQCHKFLHGSLKGVPCENATSTAAAAKYIIEHPDETVAAIANQLAAKEYGLAIAKDNIHDYDFNHTRFIVLSKKNIPLQPSTIEVKGYKTTVMVTLPTDRSGALHQVLSAFAWRKLNLSKIESRPMKTGLGNYFFIIDIEEKMDEVLIPGAIAELEALGCSVSVLGSYPYFHEIR comes from the coding sequence TTGAAAGTAGCATTTTTAGGACCAAGAGCCACGTTTACTGATTTAGTGACAAGAGAAATGTTTCCTCATGAGGAGCGAATTCCTTATGCCACAATTCCGGATTGCTTAGATGCAGTAATGGAAGAAGAGGTTGACGTTACGGTTGTTCCGCTTGAAAATACACTAGAAGGATCAGTAAATATTACATTGGATTATTTAATTCATGAAATAAATTTACCGATAATTGCTGAGGTGACAACTCCTGTAAAGCAGCATTTACTTGTACATCCATCTGTGAAAGAGAGATGGCAGGAGGTCACTAAAGTATTAAGCCATCCTCATGCGATTGCTCAATGTCATAAGTTCCTTCATGGATCATTAAAAGGTGTACCTTGCGAGAATGCAACGAGCACAGCTGCTGCAGCGAAGTATATTATCGAACATCCGGATGAAACCGTAGCGGCTATTGCTAATCAGCTAGCTGCTAAAGAATATGGACTAGCGATTGCAAAAGATAATATACACGACTATGACTTTAATCATACAAGATTTATCGTACTATCAAAGAAAAACATCCCACTTCAACCAAGCACCATTGAAGTCAAAGGTTATAAAACGACTGTAATGGTTACATTGCCTACGGACCGATCAGGTGCCCTACATCAAGTGTTATCTGCTTTTGCATGGAGAAAATTAAATTTATCAAAAATTGAGTCACGTCCAATGAAGACGGGACTGGGAAATTACTTTTTTATCATTGATATTGAGGAAAAGATGGACGAGGTTCTCATTCCAGGTGCGATTGCCGAACTAGAAGCGCTCGGTTGTAGTGTATCGGTGCTTGGTAGCTATCCGTATTTTCATGAAATAAGATAA
- a CDS encoding M23 family metallopeptidase: MRARPDEIRKRIAKRKRERDRLTQTVAHSRLLLPETEETHGYDRIPTYESGKEEELHPLFKKEVFIFKILASTILVFLIAIIFRNNDARFESVREFVSINMEKDFQFTTVANWYEEQFGKPLALLPFTNKESEEVQEESQPYALPASGKILEEFGEDGQKVTIETPKGAAVSAMSGGMVEFAGVKEGFGKTVIVQHGDKSETWYGNLDDISVNLYEYIEKGKEIGTARDSGDGEKGSFYFALKEGNEFIDPFQVIQVE, from the coding sequence ATGAGGGCTAGACCGGATGAGATTCGTAAACGTATTGCAAAGCGAAAAAGGGAAAGGGACAGGCTTACACAGACCGTGGCTCATTCAAGACTGTTGCTGCCAGAAACGGAAGAAACACACGGATATGATCGGATTCCCACATATGAAAGTGGGAAAGAAGAAGAGCTTCATCCACTTTTTAAAAAGGAAGTATTTATCTTTAAAATATTAGCGTCAACTATTTTGGTGTTCTTAATCGCGATTATTTTTAGAAACAATGACGCTAGATTTGAGAGTGTTAGAGAATTTGTATCGATAAACATGGAGAAGGATTTTCAATTTACGACAGTAGCAAACTGGTACGAAGAGCAGTTTGGAAAGCCTCTTGCACTCTTACCGTTTACAAATAAAGAATCGGAAGAAGTGCAAGAGGAATCACAGCCATATGCCCTACCGGCATCAGGGAAGATTCTAGAGGAATTTGGCGAAGACGGACAAAAGGTAACCATTGAAACACCTAAAGGTGCAGCCGTTTCCGCGATGAGTGGTGGAATGGTTGAATTTGCCGGTGTAAAAGAGGGATTCGGTAAGACGGTTATTGTTCAGCACGGTGATAAGAGTGAGACTTGGTATGGGAATCTTGATGACATTTCGGTTAATCTTTATGAATATATCGAGAAAGGGAAAGAAATTGGAACAGCCAGGGATAGTGGGGATGGAGAAAAAGGTTCCTTTTACTTTGCCTTAAAAGAAGGTAATGAATTTATAGACCCTTTCCAGGTGATTCAGGTTGAATAA
- a CDS encoding ribosomal-processing cysteine protease Prp: protein MIQTTIYRTESGHIKSFTLSGHALFANRGDDIVCAGVSAVSFGAINSVIALTGVEPEIEQGDGGFLRCVFPTNLSKDIQEKVQLLLEGMVVSLQTIERDYGKYVKITFKK, encoded by the coding sequence ATGATTCAAACGACGATTTATCGTACTGAATCTGGACACATAAAGTCGTTTACATTGAGCGGTCATGCTCTCTTTGCTAACCGAGGGGACGATATCGTCTGTGCCGGTGTCTCTGCCGTTTCATTCGGTGCTATTAACTCAGTTATTGCGTTAACAGGTGTTGAACCCGAAATTGAGCAAGGAGATGGTGGATTTCTCCGCTGTGTGTTTCCTACCAATCTCTCTAAGGACATACAGGAGAAGGTTCAGCTACTGCTAGAAGGCATGGTCGTTTCACTACAAACGATTGAGAGAGATTACGGGAAATATGTAAAAATTACCTTCAAAAAGTAG
- the rpmA gene encoding 50S ribosomal protein L27, whose protein sequence is MLRLDLQFFASKKGVGSTKNGRDSHAKRLGAKRADGQFVSGGSILYRQRGTKIYPGVNVGKGGDDTLFAKVDGVVKFERLGRDRKQVSVYPVAQEA, encoded by the coding sequence ATGTTAAGATTAGATCTTCAGTTTTTCGCTTCTAAAAAGGGAGTAGGTTCTACAAAGAACGGTCGTGATTCACATGCAAAGCGCCTTGGTGCTAAGCGTGCAGATGGTCAATTCGTATCTGGTGGTTCAATCCTTTACCGTCAACGTGGCACTAAGATTTACCCAGGTGTTAACGTTGGTAAGGGTGGAGATGATACTCTATTCGCGAAAGTGGACGGAGTTGTTAAATTCGAACGCCTAGGACGTGACCGTAAGCAAGTGAGCGTATACCCTGTAGCTCAAGAAGCTTAA
- a CDS encoding M50 family metallopeptidase — MNKIMELFSKIYIHPLLWVVVALSVVTGHFYELLLLLIIIFTHELGHGVAASYFSWRIKKITLLPFGGVAEMDEHGNRPLREEAIVVLSGPVQHIWLVAVAYLLHQVGFVNDHLFSMFLQYNLMIFLFNLLPIWPLDGGKFVFLWLSIKKPFPKAFKQTLLLSFIALGLFSAVILVTEPLNLNVWIIISFLLFSLYYEWKQRRYVFVRFLLERYYGKKDTFGTLIPLNVEEDELVIHVLERFQRGCKHPIIIENDAQEKRLLDENEVLHAYFADKLLMARMKDLLYQY; from the coding sequence TTGAATAAAATAATGGAGCTTTTTTCAAAAATTTATATTCATCCACTTTTGTGGGTAGTTGTGGCTTTGTCTGTAGTGACAGGTCATTTTTATGAACTTCTTCTCCTCTTAATCATTATCTTTACACATGAGTTAGGCCATGGGGTAGCTGCTTCCTATTTTTCATGGAGAATTAAAAAAATCACGTTGCTTCCATTCGGTGGGGTTGCAGAGATGGATGAACACGGAAACAGACCGCTTAGAGAAGAAGCGATCGTTGTATTGTCTGGACCTGTACAACATATATGGCTTGTTGCTGTTGCTTATTTACTTCATCAAGTGGGATTTGTAAATGACCATTTGTTCTCCATGTTTCTACAGTATAATCTGATGATATTTTTATTTAATTTACTACCTATATGGCCATTAGACGGTGGGAAGTTCGTTTTTTTATGGCTTTCTATCAAGAAGCCATTTCCAAAGGCATTTAAACAAACACTTCTTCTTTCTTTCATTGCTTTAGGATTATTTAGTGCGGTCATTTTAGTGACAGAGCCTTTAAATCTTAATGTTTGGATTATCATCTCGTTTCTTTTGTTTTCATTGTATTATGAATGGAAGCAAAGAAGGTATGTGTTTGTTCGATTTCTACTGGAACGCTATTACGGGAAAAAGGACACGTTTGGAACACTCATTCCATTAAACGTGGAAGAGGACGAGTTGGTTATTCATGTACTTGAAAGATTTCAAAGAGGCTGTAAGCATCCGATTATCATTGAGAATGATGCACAGGAGAAAAGATTGTTAGATGAAAACGAAGTGTTACATGCTTACTTTGCTGATAAACTTTTGATGGCAAGAATGAAGGATTTGCTTTATCAATATTGA
- a CDS encoding transcription repressor NadR, which translates to MNEKKILGENRRELILEWLKSSAAPITGGELSTRTNVSRQVIVGDITLLKAKGEPIMATSQGYLYLSNQANDAPIYRTIACSHPPEQTEEELNLLVDHGVTVRDVRIEHHIYGDLTASIMVSNRREVKQFLEKMQSTKSSYLSELTGGIHIHTISAPSEHILDQVEEALDKAGFLIDRK; encoded by the coding sequence ATGAATGAGAAAAAGATATTAGGAGAAAACCGTCGTGAGCTCATTCTTGAATGGCTAAAATCAAGTGCTGCACCGATAACAGGAGGAGAACTCTCAACAAGAACGAATGTTAGCAGACAAGTAATTGTTGGAGACATAACGCTTTTAAAGGCCAAAGGAGAGCCAATTATGGCAACAAGCCAGGGCTATTTATATCTCTCCAATCAAGCGAATGATGCACCGATTTATCGAACCATTGCCTGTTCACACCCCCCTGAGCAGACAGAAGAAGAATTAAATTTGCTTGTTGATCATGGAGTTACTGTCAGAGACGTAAGAATTGAACATCATATATACGGAGATTTGACAGCATCGATCATGGTGTCAAATCGTAGAGAAGTAAAGCAATTTTTAGAGAAGATGCAATCAACCAAATCTTCCTACCTCTCAGAGTTAACAGGAGGCATTCATATTCACACCATCTCCGCACCATCTGAGCATATCCTTGATCAAGTCGAAGAAGCACTGGACAAAGCAGGTTTTCTTATTGATCGAAAATAA
- a CDS encoding ACT domain-containing protein encodes MREEDILDKKFYLVREDVLPEAMKKTLDAKEMIERGKVESVWDAVQKVDLSRSAFYKYRDTVFPFHTVVKERLITLFFHLEDRSGTLSQLLGVVASSGCNVLTIHQTIPLQGRANVTLSLNTTDMAIEIEELLARLRRMEFVEKVEVLGSGA; translated from the coding sequence ATGAGAGAAGAAGATATATTAGACAAGAAGTTTTACTTAGTACGTGAAGATGTGCTGCCGGAAGCGATGAAAAAAACACTCGATGCAAAGGAAATGATTGAACGAGGGAAAGTTGAGTCTGTGTGGGATGCTGTTCAAAAAGTTGACTTGAGCCGCAGTGCCTTTTACAAATATAGAGATACAGTCTTTCCTTTCCATACGGTTGTAAAAGAACGGTTAATTACCTTGTTTTTTCATCTTGAAGATCGTTCGGGTACTCTTTCACAGCTGCTTGGTGTGGTAGCATCATCGGGTTGTAATGTATTGACTATCCACCAGACAATCCCACTTCAAGGTAGAGCCAACGTAACGCTATCTTTAAATACGACGGATATGGCTATTGAAATTGAAGAACTGCTTGCACGATTACGCAGGATGGAATTTGTAGAGAAGGTTGAAGTACTAGGGTCAGGAGCATAA
- a CDS encoding Rne/Rng family ribonuclease yields the protein MDKIIVNYLGREKRYAILKDQKVEKLYIEQPKQQSLVGNIYVGTVTKVMPGLHAAFVDIGEEKQGFLHRDKLVSFLSSKEDKTIKESKGISSFVHQGERLLVQVEKDASGDKGPRLTGIVELNGKNIVYLPNGYYVAVSRKIEDPQQRESWRQIGHELKEEQEGLIFRTSCTEANREEIETELHQLRIQYDELTKSIKMVKKPLIVHESEHFIKELREELKKLESAAIVIDDASLKEKLLADLNNQVYDIIYHHDKQNIFSAYGIEESVEKALRRVVWLSNGAYIVIDETEALTIVDVNTGKYSGKNHLQDTVVKTNELAAEEIARQLRIRDIGGIILIDFIDMKDVNDREIVRKKLERALNKDHKRTKMVGFTQLGIMQLTRKKTKVALSEGLTEKCKVCDGTGSVLSAETVAFKLERELWELRGTDYESVTIETTEAVKDVFSGLEGKHLKRMEELIQANIRFINIANNKPFYKITKLI from the coding sequence TTGGATAAGATCATTGTGAATTATTTAGGTAGAGAAAAACGCTATGCGATACTCAAGGATCAAAAAGTTGAGAAGCTGTATATTGAACAACCAAAGCAGCAGTCGCTCGTTGGGAATATATATGTTGGTACAGTAACTAAAGTCATGCCAGGGTTACATGCTGCTTTTGTTGATATTGGAGAAGAAAAACAAGGGTTCTTACATAGAGACAAGCTCGTTTCATTTTTATCATCAAAAGAGGATAAGACGATAAAAGAGAGCAAAGGGATTAGCTCATTTGTCCACCAAGGGGAGAGACTCCTTGTTCAGGTGGAAAAAGATGCAAGCGGCGATAAAGGACCACGTTTAACAGGTATTGTCGAGCTTAACGGAAAGAACATTGTGTATTTGCCGAATGGCTATTACGTCGCTGTATCAAGAAAAATAGAAGATCCACAGCAAAGAGAAAGCTGGCGTCAAATAGGGCATGAGCTGAAAGAAGAGCAAGAAGGGCTCATTTTTCGTACATCATGTACGGAGGCAAATAGGGAGGAAATTGAAACAGAGCTTCACCAGTTGCGAATTCAATATGATGAACTCACAAAATCTATAAAAATGGTAAAGAAACCTTTGATTGTTCACGAAAGTGAGCATTTTATTAAGGAGCTAAGAGAAGAACTAAAAAAGTTGGAGTCTGCAGCTATTGTAATTGATGATGCCAGCCTAAAGGAAAAATTATTAGCAGATTTAAATAATCAAGTATATGATATTATTTATCATCATGACAAACAAAATATATTCTCCGCTTATGGGATTGAAGAATCCGTTGAAAAAGCATTAAGACGAGTCGTCTGGCTGTCAAATGGTGCGTATATAGTCATTGATGAAACGGAAGCTCTTACCATTGTTGATGTGAATACGGGAAAGTATTCAGGGAAAAATCATCTTCAAGATACGGTTGTTAAGACGAATGAGCTAGCTGCTGAAGAGATTGCACGTCAATTAAGAATAAGAGACATTGGTGGAATTATTCTAATTGATTTTATTGATATGAAGGATGTAAATGACCGAGAAATAGTGCGGAAGAAGCTGGAAAGAGCTTTGAATAAGGATCATAAACGAACAAAAATGGTTGGATTTACACAGCTAGGTATCATGCAGCTTACTAGAAAAAAAACAAAAGTAGCACTTTCTGAAGGTTTAACAGAAAAATGTAAAGTATGCGATGGGACTGGGAGTGTACTAAGTGCAGAAACGGTCGCCTTCAAGCTGGAACGAGAGCTTTGGGAGCTAAGGGGGACCGATTATGAGTCTGTTACCATTGAAACGACGGAAGCTGTAAAAGATGTGTTTTCTGGCTTGGAAGGAAAACATTTAAAAAGAATGGAAGAATTAATTCAGGCAAACATTCGTTTTATTAACATAGCGAACAATAAACCTTTCTATAAAATAACCAAGCTCATCTAA
- the rplU gene encoding 50S ribosomal protein L21, whose product MYAIIETGGKQVKVEEGQTIYIEKLSAEAGETVTFDKVLFVGGESVKVGNPVVEGATVTAKVEKQGRAKKIIVFKYKAKKNQRKKQGHRQPYTKVVIEKINA is encoded by the coding sequence ATGTACGCAATTATTGAAACAGGCGGAAAGCAAGTAAAGGTAGAAGAAGGACAAACTATCTACATTGAAAAGCTAAGCGCTGAAGCAGGCGAAACTGTTACATTTGACAAGGTTTTATTCGTTGGTGGAGAAAGCGTAAAGGTAGGAAACCCAGTTGTTGAGGGTGCTACTGTTACAGCTAAAGTCGAAAAGCAAGGTCGCGCTAAGAAGATCATTGTTTTCAAGTACAAGGCGAAGAAGAACCAACGCAAAAAGCAAGGTCATCGTCAACCATACACAAAAGTTGTCATTGAAAAAATCAACGCGTAA
- a CDS encoding Spo0B C-terminal domain-containing protein → MNRDWTTVELLSHSRHDWLNKVQLIKGNLSLHKYDRVNEIIQEIVIEAQNEARLSQLHTPQLAALLLTCNWNNFSFQVDYEVLEASTDNQNIINDSLALNWITSFFECLQQTVQEFAENHLSITIERQQKAACFFLDFSGIIKNRTGLVEFFERKETLIEVIVHECSEQEFSLQVFLPYEE, encoded by the coding sequence ATGAATAGAGATTGGACGACGGTTGAGTTGCTGAGTCACTCTCGTCACGATTGGTTAAATAAAGTACAGCTCATAAAAGGTAACTTATCTTTACATAAATACGACAGGGTAAACGAAATCATTCAGGAAATTGTTATTGAGGCACAAAATGAGGCTCGTCTCTCTCAATTACATACACCACAGCTTGCTGCCCTCCTTCTTACCTGCAACTGGAACAACTTCTCTTTTCAGGTAGATTATGAAGTGCTCGAGGCATCTACCGACAACCAAAACATAATTAATGATAGTTTGGCACTGAACTGGATAACCTCTTTTTTTGAGTGTTTACAGCAGACAGTTCAGGAGTTTGCTGAGAATCATCTCTCAATTACAATTGAAAGGCAGCAAAAGGCAGCCTGTTTCTTTTTGGATTTTAGTGGAATAATAAAAAATAGGACAGGTCTTGTAGAATTTTTCGAAAGAAAAGAAACATTAATAGAAGTAATCGTTCATGAATGTTCGGAACAGGAATTTTCGTTACAGGTATTCTTACCATATGAGGAATAA